TGCTACCTTGTTGGGCGACGGAACAATAGGTTTAGTTGTAAACACATCCATGTTATTGGAGGGCCACAATAATGTCAAAAGATGACTTGTCAAATCCAGTAATACTTGATGTCTTGAAGGAACTAGCTAATATTGGTACCGGTCACGCTGTTACAGCTTTGTCTTCCATGATTGGCAAGTTTGTTGGGATAACGGTCCCAGAGGTCTATTTGGAAAGCCTTGGGAAGGTAGCCAATATACTCGGTGATCCTGAAGAAGAAGTAGCAGCAGTTTATGTGGGCTATCATGGTGAGCTCGATGGAGGTGCCATGGTCATATTTGATGCTAGTTCCACTCATGGTTTGTTTCAGGCACTTATGGGTTCTGATATGGACCTTTGTGATCCCATGGGTTTATCCATGATACAGGAAGTTGGGAATATTTTAGTAGGTTCTTTTGTTAGCGCTCTGGCAACTTTCTTTGGTAGCACCATTTTAGCAGAGCCACCTGGGGTTGCTGTGGATATGCTCGGTGCTGTGTTAAACGTTCTACTTGCTGAGGTGGGGCAACACGCAGATTATCTCATAGTTGCAAAGACTACCATTTCCATTGAAGACGTGAACATTAGGGGTTGGATAGTGGACATCCCCACGCCAGAAAGTTTCAAGAGGATTACTGAAAAGCTCGGGTTATGACTAATATGTTGAATGTGGGCATTGGAGAGATAGCGGTTCTTGACAAGCCTGGGAAGATTGGAGCAATTGGACTGGGTAGTTGTGTTGCTGTCGCCATGTACGATCCCATAGCCAAAGTAGGCGGCATGGTTCATGTTTTGCTACCTGATTCTAGGGGACAAAAAACGGAACTGCCTGGTAAATTTGCTAATACGGGAGTTCCTTATTTACTGAAGCTCATGGAACAAAAAGGAGCCAGAAAAGACAGAATCATTGTGAAAATTGCTGGAGGAGCCTCTTTGATGAATGTTAGTGTGGGCAATTTTGGAGACATCGGTAAAAGAAATATCGAGGCTGTGAAAGAGCAGCTCAATGCTTTGGGACTCCGCTTGCAAGGTGAAGATACTGGTGGTAATGAGGGTCGTACGTTTATTCTGGATTTAGCCACGGGTACCTTTACTGTAAAAACGGCGCGCAGCGGTTTGCGCCAAATCTGATCATGATGGTGGAAAAGGGATGGATTATAGCAGCTAGGAAAGGCGATGACAAAGCTCGCGAACAGGTACTTATGAGCTTACAAAGGGTCATAGAAAGGCAGGCATCTCAGCTTACCTATTACAACATTTCGTTGGAGTGGGATGACCTTCTGGCGGTAGGACTCATAGCTGCAAATGAGTGCATTGATTTATATAACTTGGAAAGCGAAATTCCATTTGAGGCTTTTGCTTCAAAGGTAATAAGAAACAAAATGGTGGATTACCTGCGCACCACAGGCACATTTACTAAGAGCGATGTGGCAAAATACAAACAGGGGCAGCTCACCTTGAATAAGGAAGAACTTTCTTTGGAAGCGCTCATTGAGCAGGGTATTGAAGAAGTCGGAGAGCAAGGAATTATTCTGGAACTAGAAGAAGCTTTGAACCGTTTAGATTTACGGCATAAGCAGGTGTTACAGTTTAGATATGTTGATAATCTCTCAGTCAAGGAGGTTGCCGATATATTGGGTGTCAGTCCTGGCAGAGTTTCTCAACTGGTGAATGAAGCTCTAGACCTGCTAAGGGAAGATATTGGTATAAAATTCAATAAAGGTGATAACTAATGCTTAGAGGAATTTACAATGCTGTGTCGAGTAATCTCATGCTACTTAGGGCTCAGGATGTAATTGAGGACAATTTGTTACACATTCAAACTCCAGGTTACAAGCAGAAAAACTTCGCCTTCACATTAACTGAGCAGCGTCCTATTGTAGGGCTTGGGAATGTAAGTTTCGGTGGCCTTCTAAGCTACCCATATGTGTCTATTGAGCAAGCATCTCTAGAAGAAACGGGACGTAATCTGGACTTGGCGGTCTCTGGTGGTTTCTTGGCTGTGGATGCAAATGGTCAACGCCTCTGGGCAAGTAGTTTAAGAATGCTTGTGGACGAGCAAGGTTATCTTGTAACTCCGGAGGGCTACCGAGTACTGGGAAAGAACGGCCCCATCAAATGGAATGAAAACTACAACGTGGATCAACAAGGTAACATTTTGTTGAACGATCAAATAGTAGACAGTTTTCTAATTTCTGACGTGAACGTTCAAGAAGTTGTGAACGATCGATACTTTGTAGGTGAGCAGCTTCAGTCAAATTTCCGTGTCTTTCAAACATATTTGGAGACAAGCAACGTGGATGAGATCGGTCAGGTAACCGCACTTATGACCATTTTGAGGCATTATCAATCCAATGTGAAAGTGGTTCAAGCAGAAGATGCCGCTTTAGCCAAGATTATCAATATTATGGTGTGAGGCGTAATAAGGAGGTGCATATATGGTAGAGCTGTATGGAATAGCCAGGGCGGGCATGCGTCTCTCAGTGGGTTATCTCAATGTGGCTGCGTTTAATATTTCTAATGTTAATACTGAAGCTTTTAAAGCCTTGGAGCCTGTTGAATCTTCTGGTAATGCTCATGAGTTTCCTGTGGCTAATGGGAGAGCGAATATTGTTGATAATGCTTACCTTTTTACAGTAAATCGTGATAACATGGGCCCTCTGAGCAATACCTCAGGCTATGCTTTAACAAATCCACAAGCCTACTTTGTAATAACCGACGGAACAAACAGATGGCTTACTAGAAAAGGCAACTTTGAGCTGGATCGGGATGGTAATGTCAGCTTACAAGGATTTTACGTAATGAACAGAGATGGTGCAGTTGCTAAGGCTACGGATCTCTATTCTGGGAATCTTTTGCTTGTTGAGGCTGATACCTCTCAGTACGATAGAGATAGCATTGGGTTCGTTTCTACAGGACAAGAACGTATCATAAACGTTGATGAAGCGGGGCTCACAGCAAACGCTTTAGAAATGTCTAACGTTGATCTTTCTGCGGAGATGGTCAAACTTATTGCTGCTCAAAGGGCTTATCAGTTCTCAGCAAAAGCGTTTCGCAACGCTGACGAGCTAATAGAAGCAAGCATAAACTTAAGAGGAGCCTAAGTGCATGCCCATACCTTCTTTGGACCAGCTTATTGATCAAGTAGACAAAGTTTTACCAGTACCGTCTGTAGCTATGCAGGTGATCAAACTTTTGGATGTACCAGACAGTAGTGTAAAAGACGTAGCTGAAGTTCTTTCTCAAGATCAAGGGCTCACGGCAAATGTGCTGAAGCTTGCTAATTCAGCTTACTATGGGATGCCTCGAAGGGTAACGTTACCTATGGAGGCAGTGGCTTTGCTGGGTTTTAAGACTGTTAGGAGTATTGTATGGTCTTCTGTCATGGAAGTTCTTTACAGTAAACCGCTGGTGGGTTATAAACTGGAAAGCGGTATGTTGTGGGAACACTCATTGGCAGCAGCTGTAATAGGAAAGTATTTGGCTAAAACTTTTAAACTTAGAGATCCTGAAAGTTTTTATGTTTCTGGTCTTCTCCATGACGTAGGCAAACTCATATTGAATATATATCTTCCCGTGGAATTTAGTAATATCATTGCTCTTGTAGAAGAAGGAAAGACTTTTGCTGAAGCGGAGAGAAAAATTCTTGGTTATGATCATGCCCAAGTAGGGGGTATCATTTGCGATAAGTGGCAACTTCCTGAAGTCATAGTAGAAGGCGTTAAGTACCACCATACCCCCAAATTGGGTTCTCAAAGCAGTCATATAACCCATTTGGCTAATGCTATGGCCTTAATGTTGGGACACGGGACAATGGGCGTGGCTACAATGGCTGCCAGTCTTGATGAAGAGATACTTTCTCTTTATGTGCCAAGCGAGGATCAATGGTTTGATCTTTTGGAAAAGGCAGAAGAACAAGTCATGTTAGCCTTGCATGCATCTAAATACTAAAGAACAATGAGGTTTATCCGAATAAACTGTTGGGTGATGTAAGCCATGAGAATAGATGGTAGCGGATCAATAGATCCAAAACATGTGGAACTTGTAAAACGAGTCTCAGAGCGTTTCAAGTTAACTGATGCGCAAAGTGTGGAAAGAACAGATAAAAGAATGTCTGATATTGTGTTGGCAAGGGTCCTACAAAGCTTCAAAGAGAGTAGAGTCAATCACCTTGACGAGGTGCGTGAGCGCTCTAAAGATAATGCAGTGGACGTTGAAAGAATAGCACGCTCTTTGGTGGAAAAAACAAAAGAAGATGCAGAAGTCTGATGAATTAGAACTTGTGAAGAAAGCTCGTCTCCTGGCTGCGGAGCTCACAGCATCCTATGCTGCGCTTCGTTCTGAAAATGTAGAAAACACATCCGCTGAGCTCGAAGAAACGGTAAGAGCGTTGGCTGAGCGAATAGAGTCTTATGAAGGACAAGAGCTGCCAAAGGAACTTGTTGATGAAATCGTTGCCTTTGTTCACGATTTAGAGGGGCTGGTTGACCTAGGCCGTGAAGTGCTGGGGTTTTATGAGTCCTTGCTTTCGCCCTCTGTCCAGGTTTACGGCCCGTCAGGTAAGGTGAACAAGAAATGATCTGGTCCTTAGAAATAGCTAAACGTAGTCTTCAAGCTCAGATGCTTGCACTGGATGTCACTTCCCATAATATTGCCAACGTTAATACGCCCGGTTATAGCCGCCAAGAAGCGGTTTTTCGCCCAACGCAGCCCTATGGTATAGTCTCATGGCTGGGTACGATAAACCCCGGGCAGGTGGGTACAGGCGTTCAAATAAGCAGTATTCGGCGGCTTCGTAATGACTTCGTGGACATGAACTACCGGAATGTGACGTCGGAAAGTTCTTATTACAGTGTGAAGGATCAAGTATTTAGCATTTTGGAGAGCTCCATCAATGAGATAAAAGATTCGGGGCTTCAGAAGGCGCTGAGCGATTTTTTTGATGCATGGCATGAGGGTAGTGTAAGTCCTGAGGATCCCACAGTAAGGCGCATTATTGTTGAACAAAGCCAAAACTTGATTGATGCTTTTAAATATGTGCAAAACCAACTGGTTTCCACACGTTCTGATGTGGACTTTCAAATAGTGAACTCTGTGGCACGTATTAATGACATAGGTAAAGAAATAGCAAAACTCAACGAGCAGATTTCCTTATCGACTTCTCAAGGACAACAGCCCAACGACCTTCTAGATCAGCGAGACAACCTATTGGATGAGCTTTCGCAGTACGTAAATATCCAGAAGGTTGCTTTGCCTACTGGTTCCGTGTCGGTCTTTATTGGTGGCCTATCTTTTGTAGATGATAGAACAGTAAATGAAATAAAAGCTATTGACAATGACCGCCTTATCGACAGCGGGGAAGGTTATAAATACACAGAAGGATTAGCTACTTACAGTGTGTTACCTGGCTTGATTCAAAATGATAAGTGGAATGAAAGCATTGCCTTAGGAACTGAAGATATCTACAATGGCCATGTATCCACCCTGTGGTTGACCATGGGGAATTCATTGGTTCCTTTGGATGATAGACATTTAGCTGGTGGCAAGCTGAAGGGTTTAGTGGAAATGCGTGATGACGTAATCGCATATGGTGAGGAACCCGGACGCGGACTGCTTGGGAAGATAAACGAGATGGCTTATTATTTCTTCGACAAGATAAACTTGATGCTCAAACAAGGAAAGGACCTTAATGGCGATGCCTACAGTTCAAACTTCTTCAACTGGGATGTTAATGTAGTTCCTAAAAACATCATATCTGCAGTTGCATTGGATCCCACAGTAGTCAGTGACCCAACGAAGCTCCCTATTGGGGTTACTGGTTTGGCCGGCGATGGCTCTTTAGCTTTGCTCATTGCTCAAGAGCAGAACAATGCCCTTGAGACAGTTCCCGAGATTCTAAATTCGACGCTGTGGAATCCCAGTCTTCCCGGATTTCTTAAGGGGCAAAGCGTTGCTCAGAGTTGGCGGACACTAGTTGCTGAGTGGTCTGCAGATATTTCCCGTAATAGGGCTTTCATGGAAGGTACGAATAATGTGAAAAGCGAGCTAACACTTTTAAGGACTTCCGAGTCCGGCGTAAACCTCGATGAAGAGGCAGTCAACCTGATTCGTTTTCAAAAGGGTTATGCCATGTCTGCACGCATTGTTTCAGTGGTGGACG
The genomic region above belongs to Coprothermobacter proteolyticus DSM 5265 and contains:
- the flgK gene encoding flagellar hook-associated protein FlgK, which gives rise to MIWSLEIAKRSLQAQMLALDVTSHNIANVNTPGYSRQEAVFRPTQPYGIVSWLGTINPGQVGTGVQISSIRRLRNDFVDMNYRNVTSESSYYSVKDQVFSILESSINEIKDSGLQKALSDFFDAWHEGSVSPEDPTVRRIIVEQSQNLIDAFKYVQNQLVSTRSDVDFQIVNSVARINDIGKEIAKLNEQISLSTSQGQQPNDLLDQRDNLLDELSQYVNIQKVALPTGSVSVFIGGLSFVDDRTVNEIKAIDNDRLIDSGEGYKYTEGLATYSVLPGLIQNDKWNESIALGTEDIYNGHVSTLWLTMGNSLVPLDDRHLAGGKLKGLVEMRDDVIAYGEEPGRGLLGKINEMAYYFFDKINLMLKQGKDLNGDAYSSNFFNWDVNVVPKNIISAVALDPTVVSDPTKLPIGVTGLAGDGSLALLIAQEQNNALETVPEILNSTLWNPSLPGFLKGQSVAQSWRTLVAEWSADISRNRAFMEGTNNVKSELTLLRTSESGVNLDEEAVNLIRFQKGYAMSARIVSVVDGMLDLIINMGAR
- a CDS encoding sigma-70 family RNA polymerase sigma factor gives rise to the protein MMVEKGWIIAARKGDDKAREQVLMSLQRVIERQASQLTYYNISLEWDDLLAVGLIAANECIDLYNLESEIPFEAFASKVIRNKMVDYLRTTGTFTKSDVAKYKQGQLTLNKEELSLEALIEQGIEEVGEQGIILELEEALNRLDLRHKQVLQFRYVDNLSVKEVADILGVSPGRVSQLVNEALDLLREDIGIKFNKGDN
- a CDS encoding HDOD domain-containing protein — its product is MPIPSLDQLIDQVDKVLPVPSVAMQVIKLLDVPDSSVKDVAEVLSQDQGLTANVLKLANSAYYGMPRRVTLPMEAVALLGFKTVRSIVWSSVMEVLYSKPLVGYKLESGMLWEHSLAAAVIGKYLAKTFKLRDPESFYVSGLLHDVGKLILNIYLPVEFSNIIALVEEGKTFAEAERKILGYDHAQVGGIICDKWQLPEVIVEGVKYHHTPKLGSQSSHITHLANAMALMLGHGTMGVATMAASLDEEILSLYVPSEDQWFDLLEKAEEQVMLALHASKY
- a CDS encoding flagellar basal body rod C-terminal domain-containing protein; translation: MLRGIYNAVSSNLMLLRAQDVIEDNLLHIQTPGYKQKNFAFTLTEQRPIVGLGNVSFGGLLSYPYVSIEQASLEETGRNLDLAVSGGFLAVDANGQRLWASSLRMLVDEQGYLVTPEGYRVLGKNGPIKWNENYNVDQQGNILLNDQIVDSFLISDVNVQEVVNDRYFVGEQLQSNFRVFQTYLETSNVDEIGQVTALMTILRHYQSNVKVVQAEDAALAKIINIMV
- a CDS encoding chemotaxis protein CheD, with the protein product MTNMLNVGIGEIAVLDKPGKIGAIGLGSCVAVAMYDPIAKVGGMVHVLLPDSRGQKTELPGKFANTGVPYLLKLMEQKGARKDRIIVKIAGGASLMNVSVGNFGDIGKRNIEAVKEQLNALGLRLQGEDTGGNEGRTFILDLATGTFTVKTARSGLRQI
- a CDS encoding chemotaxis protein CheC; the protein is MSKDDLSNPVILDVLKELANIGTGHAVTALSSMIGKFVGITVPEVYLESLGKVANILGDPEEEVAAVYVGYHGELDGGAMVIFDASSTHGLFQALMGSDMDLCDPMGLSMIQEVGNILVGSFVSALATFFGSTILAEPPGVAVDMLGAVLNVLLAEVGQHADYLIVAKTTISIEDVNIRGWIVDIPTPESFKRITEKLGL
- a CDS encoding flagellar basal body rod C-terminal domain-containing protein — protein: MVELYGIARAGMRLSVGYLNVAAFNISNVNTEAFKALEPVESSGNAHEFPVANGRANIVDNAYLFTVNRDNMGPLSNTSGYALTNPQAYFVITDGTNRWLTRKGNFELDRDGNVSLQGFYVMNRDGAVAKATDLYSGNLLLVEADTSQYDRDSIGFVSTGQERIINVDEAGLTANALEMSNVDLSAEMVKLIAAQRAYQFSAKAFRNADELIEASINLRGA